The following proteins are encoded in a genomic region of Actinomadura sp. NAK00032:
- a CDS encoding 2,3,4,5-tetrahydropyridine-2,6-dicarboxylate N-succinyltransferase, giving the protein MTETFTSPISGGIDELWERRADLTPDDADARAAIVAAVDQIDTGEARVARIDPATDEVLVDERAKRAILLSFKVLGMARAQVGDFRYHDRIPLKSRLDGVRVVPGAIARWGAYLAPGVVLMPSFTNIGAYVDSGTMVDTWATVGSCAQIGKNVHLSGGVGIGGVLEPPNAKPVIIEDEAMIGSRSMIVEGARVGKGAVVGSGTNLSASMPVIDVETGEEISRGRIPDWCVAVGGTRYKEFKGGTFGLPAVLILKRLEEGQRHDKASLNDILRDHGINT; this is encoded by the coding sequence ATGACCGAAACGTTCACCAGCCCGATCTCCGGCGGCATCGACGAGCTGTGGGAGCGGCGCGCCGACCTCACCCCGGACGACGCCGACGCGCGCGCCGCCATCGTGGCCGCCGTCGACCAGATCGACACGGGCGAGGCCCGCGTCGCCCGCATCGACCCCGCGACCGACGAGGTACTCGTCGACGAGCGGGCCAAGCGGGCGATCCTGCTGAGCTTCAAGGTGCTCGGCATGGCCCGGGCCCAGGTGGGCGACTTCCGCTACCACGACCGCATCCCGCTGAAGAGCCGGCTGGACGGCGTCCGCGTCGTCCCCGGCGCCATCGCCCGCTGGGGCGCCTACCTCGCGCCCGGCGTCGTGCTCATGCCGTCGTTCACCAACATCGGCGCCTACGTCGACTCCGGCACCATGGTCGACACCTGGGCCACCGTGGGCTCCTGCGCCCAGATCGGCAAGAACGTCCACCTGTCCGGCGGCGTCGGCATCGGCGGCGTCCTGGAGCCCCCGAACGCCAAGCCCGTGATCATCGAGGACGAGGCCATGATCGGCAGCCGCTCGATGATCGTCGAGGGCGCGCGGGTCGGCAAGGGCGCCGTCGTCGGCTCCGGCACGAACCTGTCCGCGTCCATGCCGGTGATCGACGTCGAGACCGGCGAGGAGATCAGCCGCGGCCGCATCCCCGACTGGTGCGTCGCCGTCGGCGGCACCCGCTACAAGGAGTTCAAGGGCGGCACGTTCGGGCTTCCCGCGGTGCTGATCCTCAAGCGGCTGGAGGAGGGGCAGCGCCACGACAAGGCGTCCCTCAACGACATCCTCCGCGACCACGGCATCAACACCTGA